DNA sequence from the Mauremys mutica isolate MM-2020 ecotype Southern chromosome 9, ASM2049712v1, whole genome shotgun sequence genome:
AAGCATTCAAATAGGTCAAAATATTTAGGTACTTCAGTAAGTagcctgttgggtttttttccttcagatCCTGGGCTCTGAATTGTGTAAAAGATAGAAATAAAATAGCCAACTATGATGTGTTGGAGAGGACTTCATAAAACATGTTCCACAGAGCTATTGTTTTGAGGCATTTTCAGACAATGTCCTTGAAAGATAGTGCAGCCCCAATCACCTGCATGGTGATGCTATCACTGTCTGTCTGATACTGTCCCCATACGCGACATGTTTTCAGGAGCAAGTTCTACACATTTCCCACAAAGTGCAGTTTCACAGAAATTTGTTTTCCAAGAAATGCTGCCTCCCTTCTTGGCTATGAGAGAGCAGATTTGTTTCAATGGGCAAACACGTCAGTATATTCCTTGACCTCACTCCAGGGCATAAAGTTTCATAAAGTTGGTGGGATTTTCCTCTTGTTAAAATGTAAGCAGCACAGCTCTACTTACAGTATTATGTTATAGGCATAAAACCTCTATACTGGAGCTGTCCACTGCCAGAGTAAAACTTGCCTGCGTGGGAGATGGAGCTTTCACAGGGGCAATCCAAGGCTGTAGAATGAACTCCAACAAGATCTAAGACTTGACTCAAATGTCCTCACTTTTCATTCCAAGTGCCAGGCATgattctttgaccttgccttcacTAACACACCTAGCACAACAgacataatattaaaaataaactataAAACCCTCAGATAATTGTCTTCAAGAGGAAAAAGAAGTAAGGGGAAAAACCCTTGACAAATGCTAGTCCTCTTGTGCAATGTGCTTCTGGAAGGTGCTCTGGTGCTATAGTGATGAGGAtggtataaagcaggggtcggcaacctttcagaagtgctgtgccgagtcttcatttattcactataatttaagttttcacgtgccagtaaaaatgttaacatttttagaaagtctctttctataagtctataatatataactaaactattcttgtatgtaaaataaataaggcttttaaaatgtttaagaagcttcatttaaaattaaattaaaatgcagagcccctggactggtggccaggacctgggcagtgtgagtgcccctgaaaatcagcttgcgtactgccttcagcacccgtgccataggttgcctacccctggtataaacCTTTGAATGACCTGGTATGGAAAATGCCTTTTGGACTTTGCTTTATGACTGactcttttttttcctgcttttccaCTTCTCTTCCCTGGCTGGCTAGTGCTGCTGGTGGTTTTCCAGTGGACTTCAGAAGCAGCAAGACCTCTGGAAAGAAAAGTTGCAGCTGTGGGATCCTCGGTGCTGCTGCCTGCACCAGACAACATAAAAGACATCAAGTTCATCCAGTGGGAATATCTAAATGGCACCACATCACACTTCATTGTGCAGTACTATGTGGAGTCACAAAAGCCAACACTCTATCCGCCCTATGAAAACAGAGTAGTTTTCTATTCGCCCAACGGCTCCCTCTTGCTGGAAAAACTACAAGAGACAGACAGCGGGGTCTACAAAGTCAGTATCAATCTGTTCGAGAGCGAAGCCAGAACAACCCTTCTGAAAGTTCTCAGTAAGTGAGAGATACTGAGGAGATGGTCTTACTCTTCCAAGATTTACAAATCAGTACATTAGAAGGATCCATTCAATCCAGGGTGTGAATGGGAATAGTCATAATGGAGGGAGATTTTCAGTAAGCCACAAAGGAAttgggaaggccaagactataacaaggttcaaaaaagaactagataagttcatggaggattggtccatcaatggccattagccaggatgggcagggatggtgtccctagcctctgtttgccagaagctgggaatgggcgacaggggatggatcacttgatgattacctgttctgttcattccctctggggcacctgggattggccactgttggaagacaggatactgggatagatggacctttggtctgacccagtatggccattcttatgagccAGACAGGGGATGCTGATGGACACACTGGGAAATGTCAGGGAGATCTGCAAGCCCTGGAATGGGGAAGGTTGTGtctgactctgcactgggaaacGTGTGTATATGGAAGGGGCTCTGAACCCCCAGAATGATGGGGACTTGATGTGTCTGTGAGGTGCTGTGTTCAGTCTGAATGTGCTCTGTGAAACTGCTCTCCACTCTGGTGGCACCGCACACCTTGCTGCCCATGCACAGAACAGCTTTGATGTCCCTTGTAGGGGAAATCATTTAGGAGTGACTGTTCAGTATGCTACACAGGGAACATCTGAATGACACTTATTGTTAGTAATGCTCCAGGGTTGAATGCCTGTGCTCGCTCTTTAATGGCCAGCTCTCTAAGCACCGAGCATCAGTTAGAACAGAGGTGATGGAGGGAAATTACTGGCAGAAAACCCTGGATAGATCTCACCGGAGGATACAATAGCTCAGCACATCACCCTTTAAACAAACAATTGCCCTCACCCTGAGTGTTGTGCTTCCattgtttattttttgctttgtCAGTGTACGGTAGCTATTCATGATGGGGGTCAATAGGACAGCGAGATTTCCTTTAAATTAGTCATAGATACTTATCTACAATGTTAATGCAATGTTAGTGCATTTGTGGCCCATAGAtctgtatatattatatacagatttgtttttatttttgtaaacatATTACAAGGGTCAGATTCTCTATGGgcaatttgtttaaaaaacagagcagtataaataagttAAAATAACTAAGAATTATGACATCTGGGTATATTAAAAGTCCATCTCAGGAAGTCTTCTTTCAGGACTATTCTCTCTCCAGATATGTTGTACAAGAGAAATGGCATAGCAATAATATTGGGAACATAGGAATccccataccaggtcagaccagaaacccatctagtctggtatcctgtctctggcaggcCAGTACCGGTtctttcagaggaaggtgcaagaaactcctTAGTGAACAGTTATGGAATGCCCTGCCTATAGAGGAATTTTCTTCCTAACCTCCTCAGTTAGTGGCTGTCAATCTGTAGCCATGAGGGTTTATATTCCTTctcttaaaaaaatgtttgtttaagcCTATCTAATGTCACCGTGAATGTTCTCATTATTAATGTAAATATCTAATCCTTTTGTGAATCTTACTAAGCTCCTGGCCTAACTGATACctggtggcagtgagttccacaggctagcCGTGTTTTGGACATTCAGTGCACTGTGCAGCCACCCTGATTCATCCACTACTGCTCTTCTCCTTCCATGGATAATTTGGCAGTTGCTCTGAATGGGAATTAGTCTGGCCTGTGGTTCAATCTGTAAGTTGGAAGCTAAGTCCTTATAGATTATATTTAAATTGAATAGCTAGTTCTGTATTCATTTACTTCATTACTGTTCTATTATGAACAATGACGAGAGATTTTATTTGACTTTAGCCCACTAACAACCTAACCCCTTCTCCTGAGTGCTGAACTACCACCCAGTCCAGACTCCCCAGTGCTCACTCTGGCAGGGACCTGTCCCTGCTCAGCTTATCTCAGGTGTGGTACTGAACCCCTCTAACTCCAGGAAAGAAGCACGTGTGTTGTTAAGACTGGTGCTACACCAGTGTTGTATACTTTTCAGGGCCTGTGTCCCAGCCTCAGATATGGAGCAATTCTAGCCTGGCAGGTTCACCGACTGAGTTATTCTGCAACGTGCCAGAGGGAACAGTGGAGAACATTGCCTGGGAGAAAGAAGGAGGCCCTCTCCCCCAGGAAAGGTGTTACCTTCTTTCTGAAAATGACAGTGTGTTGCACAttgggaaaggggaaaaatcaGACTGTGGCTTCTATTCCTGCAATGTCAGCAATGAGATCAGCTGGCAGGAATCCTCGCTGAACTTGACCATTGTCGGTAAGTGTTGCATTACTCCTGGGCTTCAGTTTATCGTGGGCAATTTTGTGGCTGCTAGAACCAATGGCTACGGTTCGGCGTTCctggccaaagggagctgtgggaagcagcggccagccacgggcactgggagctgcagggagccacgCCTGTGGATGGTCATCGTCAGCAAATGTCTCacagcccgcaatcagattaccctgatgggccgcaggttgcccaccactgatataGAGCCTGTCTGAATACATTTCTACTTTGGCCACTAGACAGCAGTTTATGAACCGAGTCTGttgtttcccagtggctggtagatGTGTTGAATCAGGTCAAAGGTGGGGCAGTGTAACACCCAGAACTCTCCTACCTATTGATGTGTTGTTTGAGTACATTTACTTGAATGAACACAGTAATGATCTCACTTTGTCCTGCTATCGGTGCAGCTCTGCAGAAGGGGTTAGAACCCAGCTGGAAGGGTTTGTCTTTGGGACCAGGTGCCATCACTGGCAGGGGGCAGCAATCCTCTATGCACATCCTCAAGCAGAAAATGTCCTGGCTCCCAACAGCTTTCTCAGCAGCTCCCAATCTCCCACAGCctctctgttctgttctgttGGTTGATTGTTTCTCTTCTGCTTCCCCATAAGACTGggatttattttctccacatatCAAGGTATCTCGCCTCTGCTAGAACTTGCTTTGAAAatgtctgctgttgctttggtGTTTGCCCTGGTCTCTGGGATGGGCTTCTTTATCTTGTGCTGCCAGTCAGGAAAGCAAAGAATCAGTAAGTATTTTATGTGCCTGTGGCTCTTGGATAGTATCTGTTGTACACAAAATTAAACCCTCTTCTCTTCTTTGCTTGAGATCAGATCAGATCAATGCAGGCAGCATTGGCCGATTGCTTTCCTCTTAGCCTcccaggatatgtctacactgcaatacaaGGCCCGCAGCATGAcgcggctggcccaggtcagctgacttgggctcgggctgcagggctataacattgcagtgtagatgttcgggcgtgggcctgattcaaaggccactgaaatcagtaagaGCCTTTCCACCAACttgaatgggctttgggtcaggcccaagATGAAGGTCTCACCAGTGTAGCAAGATCAGTCTATCGGTCCACCCTGTGTGGAAATCCTGGGGAGCGTTACCCAGTTCTAAACAACAGCTGCAGATCCCAGCTCCACTGCCCGTTCTCAGCATAACAAACAGGATTGAACTCTTGATTCCTAAACATTCCCGCcgtttggggccagattcttccACCCTTACTCCTGGAGAGTAATACTTGGCTCTGCACATCAGCACTCACTGACAACGATGCTTAACAGATTATTGTTCACTGTGCCAATGGCACAGCCTCTGTTTGCTCTGATACAAAAGGTGTCGTCCCACGCTTTTAGGAGCATCAAAAATTATAAATGAATTAATAATTAACTTACCCCTACCCATCCAGATtccacccccacatcccaaccaACACAAGCTCTAACCAGGttccgcccagaggattcagggggcctggggcaaagcaatttcgggggccccttccataaaaaaaagttgcaatattatagaatactatattctcgtggggaccCTTGTGGGTTCCGGGGCCTAGAggaaattgtcccacttgccccccccccctcgccccgggcagccctgactcTAACCCACCTGCACTCTCCTTATCCCATCTGTAAAAGCAATGGAGAATAGCTATGCCTTGCACCCTGCCTGTTTAGTCAACAGACTCAAGCTCTGTCTGACCAAGGACGGAGTTGGCAGCCCTGTACTGAAAACAGCCTGGCACCAGTCCTGCCTATTTTAAGCCAAGAAACTGCCAGCTGCTGAGTTTTGGGGGTTGATTTGAAGCGCAGGGGGAATAAACCTCAGGCAAACCAAAGCTGAGAGAGTTTGTGTCGCCCCTTGAAAACAATCCACGGACCCTGAGGTCTTGTGCAGCTCTGGGCACTCACTGTTGGTTGTCTATTGTTTTTCTAGCGGTGGAGAACTGGCGATGGATGATCATATTCATTCAGGGTATGGTGTGTGTCTCTTCCATCTTGCTGTTCGCTGCAACTGTCCTCTGGACGCAGGAGGAAGGTAGAGTCTCCCTGGCTCTGATACTAACAAGTGTGTCTGCTTCAGATTGTAAGGAGATGAATGAGGTGAATTGAATGAGTCTATGAAGAGAGAAGAAACCAATCAAAGGGGAGGGTGATCAGATTCAGAGTCACATCTGGagctagtgtaaatcaacatagttcCAGTGAAGCCAGTGGAACTGCAcggatttactccagctgaggatctggtcctcagTAAAATCCAGAACAGCTGTTGCATGCAGGGGGAAGGAAAGGTAGCACCAGCAGTGATGTTGGTGGGTTTCAAAGAGGAATGTGCTAGGCTTTGGGCATTTGGAGATGGTGGAGGACTCATgcaagggggtgggaggtggtaTGGTGGCTCATTTCAGGGCAAGCAGGGTAGTTCAGCTACATGTGGCAGGATTGGCTGGGGTGGACCTTCAGGTGCATGTGCATTCAGCCACCTTGTTGTGAGTTTCACTGACTGACCTAGGTAGTGCCTGATCAGGTGGCCGGGGTCAGCAGGGTGACAAACGCTAGGCTATTACACCGTATTTCAGAAACCTTCCAGAGACATGCATGAATGCCAGAACTGGCCAACTGAGAAATAGGTTGTGTGAAAAATGAAGGAAAGCTTTAATCTTCCTATGCAATGAGAACTGGGCACCAAAATGGCCCCACGCAATCCAGTCTGCCGAGACAAGGTCATGGAAGTAACACTCTTTTAGCAGCAAGGTC
Encoded proteins:
- the LOC123377847 gene encoding cell surface A33 antigen-like isoform X2, producing MRMATCLDQCVVQASPLAPGCAVLLVVFQWTSEAARPLERKVAAVGSSVLLPAPDNIKDIKFIQWEYLNGTTSHFIVQYYVESQKPTLYPPYENRVVFYSPNGSLLLEKLQETDSGVYKVSINLFESEARTTLLKVLRPVSQPQIWSNSSLAGSPTELFCNVPEGTVENIAWEKEGGPLPQERCYLLSENDSVLHIGKGEKSDCGFYSCNVSNEISWQESSLNLTIVGISPLLELALKMSAVALVFALVSGMGFFILCCQSGKQRITVENWRWMIIFIQGMVCVSSILLFAATVLWTQEEGLSAAFILLEILLVYVITVTILISATLVFQPAKLSGFKTKPWQRIILDSAAPGAVILVVLFASLLLQKISQLQDRGCSQTVDLTGYAVTPAIISLFGLLTLFIWYHRSQGDQRENKRHSKGEADQEVQQELREDML
- the LOC123377847 gene encoding cell surface A33 antigen-like isoform X3, coding for MRMATCLDQCVVQASPLAPGCAVLLVVFQWTSEAARPLERKVAAVGSSVLLPAPDNIKDIKFIQWEYLNGTTSHFIVQYYVESQKPTLYPPYENRVVFYSPNGSLLLEKLQETDSGVYKVSINLFESEARTTLLKVLRPVSQPQIWSNSSLAGSPTELFCNVPEGTVENIAWEKEGGPLPQERCYLLSENDSVLHIGKGEKSDCGFYSCNVSNEISWQESSLNLTIVGISPLLELALKMSAVALVFALVSGMGFFILCCQSGKQRITVENWRWMIIFIQGMVCVSSILLFAATVLWTQEEGLSAAFILLEILLVYVITVTILISATLVFQPAKLSGFKTKPWQRIILDSAAPGAVILVVLFASLLLQKISQLQDHRSQGDQRENKRHSKGEADQEVQQELREDML
- the LOC123377847 gene encoding cell surface A33 antigen-like isoform X1: MRMATCLDQCVVQASPLAPGCAVLLVVFQWTSEAARPLERKVAAVGSSVLLPAPDNIKDIKFIQWEYLNGTTSHFIVQYYVESQKPTLYPPYENRVVFYSPNGSLLLEKLQETDSGVYKVSINLFESEARTTLLKVLRPVSQPQIWSNSSLAGSPTELFCNVPEGTVENIAWEKEGGPLPQERCYLLSENDSVLHIGKGEKSDCGFYSCNVSNEISWQESSLNLTIVGISPLLELALKMSAVALVFALVSGMGFFILCCQSGKQRITVENWRWMIIFIQGMVCVSSILLFAATVLWTQEEGLSAAFILLEILLVYVITVTILISATLVFQPAKLSGFKTKPWQRIILDSAAPGAVILVVLFASLLLQKISQLQDRGCSQTVDLTGYAVTPAIISLFGLLTLFIWYHRSQGDQRENKRHSKGEADQEGPATVRKDLWKF